From a single Lolium rigidum isolate FL_2022 chromosome 7, APGP_CSIRO_Lrig_0.1, whole genome shotgun sequence genomic region:
- the LOC124678413 gene encoding glutamine synthetase, chloroplastic yields the protein MAQAVVPAMQCQMGALGKSAVRARAGGRVWGVRRAARGTAGFKVLALGPETTGVVQRMNQLLDMDTTPFTDKIIAEYIWVGGSGIDIRSKSRTISKPVEDPSELPKWNYDGSSTGQAPGEDSEVILYPQAIFKDPFRGGNNIIVMCDTYTPQGEPIPTNKRARAAQIFSDPKVSSQVPWFGIEQEYTLMQRDVNWPLGWPVGGYPGPQGPYYCAVGSDKSFGRDISDAHYKACLYAGIEISGTNGEVMPGQWEYQVGPSVGIDAGDHIWASRYLLERITEQAGVVLTLDPKPIQGDWNGAGCHTNYSTKSMREDGGFEVIKKAILNLSLRHDLHISEYGEGNERRLTGLHETASISDFSWGVANRGCSIRVGRDTEAKGKGYLEDRRPASNMDPYTVTALLAETTILWEPTLEAEALAAKKLAMNV from the exons ATGGCGCAGGCGGTGGTGCCGGCGATGCAGTGCCAGATGGGCGCGCTGGGCAAGTCGGCCGTCCGTGCCAGGGCCGGGGGAAGGGTGTGGGGCGTCAGGAGGGCCGCCCGCGGCACGGCCGGGTTCAAGGTGCTGGCCCTCGGCCCGGAGACCACCGGGGTGGTGCAGAGGATGAACCAGCTGCTCGACATGGACACCACGCCCTTCACCGACAAGATCATCGCAGAGTACATCTG GGTTGGAGGGTCTGGAATCGACATCAGAAGCAAATCAAGG ACGATATCGAAACCGGTGGAGGACCCTTCCGAGCTACCGAAATGGAACTACGATGGATCGAGCACAGGGCAAGCTCCGGGAGAAGACAGTGAAGTCATCCTATA CCCACAGGCTATATTCAAGGACCCATTCCGAGGAGGCAACAACATCATA GTTATGTGTGACACGTACACACCACAAGGGGAACCCATCCCTACCAACAAACGCGCCAGGGCTGCACAAATTTTCAgtgacccaaaggtttcttcgcaAGTGCCATG GTTTGGAATCGAACAGGAGTACACTTTGATGCAGAGAGACGTGAACTGGCCTCTTGGCTGGCCTGTTGGAGGGTACCCTGGCCCCCAG GGTCCATACTACTGCGCCGTGGGATCAGACAAGTCATTTGGCCGTGACATATCGGATGCTCACTACAAGGCATGCCTTTACGCTGGAATTGAAATCAGTGGAACAAACGGGGAGGTCATGCCTGGTCAG TGGGAGTACCAGGTTGGACCTAGTGTGGGTATTGATGCTGGAGATCACATATGGGCTTCAAGATATCTTCTCGAG AGAATCACGGAGCAAGCTGGTGTAGTGCTCACTCTGGACCCAAAACCAATCCAG GGTGACTGGAATGGAGCTGGCTGCCACACAAATTACAG CACAAAGAGCATGCGTGAAGATGGAGGTTTTGAAGTGATTAAGAAAGCAATCCTGAACCTTTCACTTCGTCACGACTTGCACATCAGTGAATATGGTGAAGGAAATGAACGGAGATTGACAGGGTTACATGAGACAGCTAGCATATCAGACTTTTCATGG GGTGTAGCAAACCGTGGTTGCTCTATTCGGGTGGGGCGAGACACTGAGGCAAAAGGGAAAG GATACCTGGAGGACCGTCGTCCAGCCTCAAACATGGACCCATACACTGTGACTGCCCTACTGGCTGAAACCACGATTCTCTGGGAGCCGACCCTTGAAGCAGAGGCTCTTGCTGCCAAGAAGCTGGCGATGAACGTATGA
- the LOC124679318 gene encoding uncharacterized protein LOC124679318, with protein MEKLLTVVLASSLLLLATLAGHASSRSFLHPSALDTQRGHVLGRKGREEPAYPHYRREGELKEQHEVAAMEVKIDAERKDGRGEEEDEDARAVTEGLISSEDYSGVAMHDRSSPPAHKKKKHP; from the exons ATGGAAAAGCTGCTCACAGTAGTGCTTGCTTCAAGCCTTCTTCTCTTAGCCACTCTTGCAGGCCATGCCTCCTCTAGATCTTTTCTTCACCCCTCCGCTCTTGACACTCAACGAGGACATGTTCTAGGTCGCAAGGGCAGAGAGGAACCGGCATACCCTCATTACCGGCGTGAAGGCGAGCTCAAGGAGCAGCATGAG GTAGCAGCGATGGAAGTGAAGATCGATGCGGAGAGAAAGGACGGACggggagaggaggaagatgaggacgcCAGAGCCGTCACGGAAGGGCTGATCTCCAGCGAGGACTACAGCGGGGTGGCCATGCACGACCGCAGCTCCCCGCCGGCGCACAAGAAGAAGAAGCATCCATAG